DNA from Triplophysa dalaica isolate WHDGS20190420 chromosome 9, ASM1584641v1, whole genome shotgun sequence:
TGCATTGCTGATTTTAAAGTTGTAAATAACATCAAGTTTCTTGGACTGaccgatcaaatcgctttataagacgCAAATCATTATGAGCCGAGGGAATTACTTTCGTATTGAATATGGCAGCGTTGTGGACTTTAAAAGATTTGGGGTCTCCGGAGTGCGTGCATTTAAAGCACACCGTTCTCTCCACTTATTTGTAATGTTAAGGCGggccaggtaaagatgattgacGGAATGGCAGTTGATTAGCCCTGTTGTACTCAATACATTTGTAATCATTTGTTTCTTTGAGTTTAAGTTACCGTGCTGTGGGGAGATGAGAAAGATAATTGGTTTCCGGTTTGGACCACATAAAGGACCGGCTTCCGGTTTCCGCTGCTATTGTGTTCCGCCCACCTGTTCCAATACGCTGAATTAAAGAGGGTGTGCGATGGCATGTTCAGGGATTTGTTGACATTTAGTTAATGTTGTTAATGATCAATGTAGATGGGTTAtggtttctttatatttttttatttttttaatagatgGTACCATACAAAATCCTTATCAACGGTGGAATGACCCCTGGCAAAAGCTTTATTATCCGAGGAGTGGTCAACCCCAGTGCTTTTGGGTAAACCACCATCAGACACAAACAATAcatcttaaaagttttaaatatatttatcttGTATCAtgtttcaactttttttattgtctcCCTTAGGATTCAATTCAACTTGCGCCACAGTTTCGGAATAGCATTTCGCTCCTCGTTTTCATCAGAATAGGGTAGTGTGCAACACTTGGAATGGGATGTGGGATCCAGAAGCATACCGTGAAGGCATGCCGTTTCAAAAAGGTCAACCCTTATGAAGTGTGGCCGAATCACGGGACATCgcggaaataaataataatttgtatctTAAAATCTGTTGTCTGCTTTTCATTCTTCCTGTTCTTATGTTTCTTCAGTCTTCTCTTCAGCTGCATCAATAAGATTGACCATAGTAATGGACAATGTGATCTAGCTTCGCAGAGATAGTTCTTAGAGAACAGTTACACTTTGATTAGAAATCAAGGCCATCGGGCCACAGGGAACACAAGGAACCATTGTTAATCCATGTGACATTGTGTGGGCGAGATTTATAACCTACTTAATAACTGATTAAAAcagataaaaccagtttttaAGCACGGCAAGGAAATGTGAATCACATTTAGCAAAAGACAAATACACTGAAGACAATAAAgacattcaatttttttttcaactagTAGACTTTATGCAGTCATTCGTCACATTACACATGCAGGTGAAACTCAAGAGCACAAAAATAATGCATACAATTTGGTAACataatgcctaaatttattgtaaaaagacTTGCAAAACTAATCTTTTTTTCTCATATCTATAAACAAAGCACCAAACCATCTAGATGGACATTTTCCATACACTTCCGTtgacaaaatgtgaaatgtccTCATATTTTTAGGTggtttggattaaagcatctgctagatgaatacatttaaatgtgtagCCTAGTGTGAAATGAAACCCCGCTTCTGTGGCAcattttaaatgctgttttgaGAAAAAGAAGCCATTCTTCAGTAATCTTTGTatcaataatacaatttaacaatcacaaaatatttgaaaaatgtaatgctaacagcttttttcttctcttctaattcataaaattacattttgtattattaactgaccaaagtataacaAATAAGAATTATacattccactattgcacacacatatattacacaaagtaaatagtttaattacatcagaagtaaatgtaattcaattacagaaaaaaatcccTTACTTTTCTTTTCgtaggaaaaataattaaattacagtaactaattacactgaaaaaaatttggagtaggatttacttaaaaaaagttagGAAAGTTTTTTCACTTAGAAAATGTGAGTAATTTCAATAGAATTCCCAAGTAAAAACGAAAGACAAGGAACTGTAGCTTTAATTAGAAAATCTCAAGTAAAATTTTACTTGGAATTTCCCAGTAAATTGTATagactgtttgtttatatattttactcaagtaatgctaataaatgtttttttacacaataaTCCTAGTAatctttactttaaatattaatttaaaattacttgatgttgtttatgtatttaaatggtGTTCAATAAAATAACACTGACATACATTTTACTTGAATACGTTTATTTCTATGATATTCCTTACAGATGggaatatgaaataaaacaaagagtaaAACTCCATCAGTTTGATGGGTCTTGTAAATGGTGCACTATAGTGCATTTTACTCCAGTAAACATTGTTAGAACAACCACACagtgcattaaaatgtataaacatttaaacatataaaacctttctataaacataaaacataaacattttacaaaaacctCAGTTGCAGATATCAAATACAAAAGTGTAAAAGTGCAAATAATGTCAAATAGTAGCTGCCTTTCATTAGCTAACTTTAATTTCACTAAGATTAAACCTAAgggaacaaaaacataaaataaaataataataaaactctGCATCGATGGTCTCAGCAGAATAGCATTACTTAAAATGCATAAGAATTGTTATATTAACTAGTACTGTAGTTGAAGTTGTTTTCTGAACAACCtttcttgcaaaaaaataaataaaataaaacagtacaaTAAGTGCAAGTAGTGCCCAACTAGCAGATTACATTAGAATCTTTCTGTGCAAAGAGTTAACCTTTGGCGAAAATTTTAACGCATCTAGTCCCAGAAAGATTTTCTGAAACACTTCGAAGGTGTTTCTCAGCTTTGGGGGATAGCTTAAGTTTAGGGAGTAAATGCAGCCCATGAGTGAAAGACATGCATTTGCGAGATTTTTACATCCCAGCAGCACCTCAGTCCCCTCGATGACAATGATGACATCAGACATACTGGCATCTTCCTCTTCTACAGATCTGCTTAGTACGATGATTTTCATGACATGACTGGAGAAGGTATCCTTAATCATCTCCCTGCTGATATCCTGTGAAATACACAAATCAGTGCAAAGTggttaaaatactgtacattatcaATTTTTCAATTTTCCTCAATGGGTTCCTGTTCTGAGACAAACTGTCCACTCTTAAAGGACAACTCCGGTGAAAAATGAACCTAGGGGTAATTAACACATGCTTACCTAGTAGATCGTTCTCTGGGATGCGTTTTCATGATAGTCGAATGTAAAGAGTTATatctctaaaaacagattagcttaTAACGCTAGAATATGGGGCAGAGAGTAAGATAAAGTAAATCGCTAGTGTAATACCACTAACAAGGCTCAAAATAGCCTCACACTACCACGGTAGCATAATGAGGGTCCTTACATGCAAACCAAAGCATTGAGAACTTTTCAAGTgtacaaacagtttaataagAAGATACTTTATAAAGACAGTACATTACGCGTATACAGACAGCAACTATATTGAAAAACAGTCTCGACAAGTCGAGCCACGAACTTGAACACAGTGATATGAACTAAGTGAACTGTGACTTGGAATCTCATATGGTCCGTTATTTTTGGAAGAAAGCACTGAATGcaacagagaaaataaataaataaaaatatatatttttaaactgaaCAAGTCACAGTTCATATCACTGTGTTCAAGTTTGTGGCTCGATGTAACTAATTATTGTATATCCATGTCGGGACCCTGCCTCCCAGTAAGACGTTAGATGACCCAAGACTTGTGCAATGATGACGCCAGGCAGCACTAGACTATTAATTGATTATTGCATTTTCTTTGATTTGTTTCAATTTATTGATCAttcaccattgtttttttttgtaaagctgcCTTGAAAcattgtacactgtaaaaagcactatacaaataaattttaattgaattgaactgtACTACCTGGTGGTCTTCAATGAGCTCCTCAGCTGATTCTCCCAGGAAAGACAGGAGGCAGCGAATCACAACGTCTCGCCTATCTTCAAGCCTATCTTCTTCCTGTTAAAAACAGAAGTAAATGCAGTGAACATTAAATGTGTATACATCGACATATAACAACAAATTTACAGAGTCAGGAAGCAGCATATCATCACATGAGTAATtcacaattgtattttttttacattttacctgGCTGAGTGAATCCAGCAAATGTCTAATTCTTATGCCAGCAACCCCACCCTTCATCTCAAACAAAGCCAGGAGTTTTGGAGTATAGAAGTCCAGCTTTTCCAAGAATGTACGCTCCAAGGAAATTGTGGTGATTCTTCTGAATTCATTTTTGATCTaagacaaagaaaataaaatgtaacacaaTCAAGTGATGAGTTGAGTGCACtggtaacaattttttattgcatttgaaATCACTGCATATTAGGCCAACAAAGAACATAACTAAAGTTTACCTCAGATTCACAGAAAAGGGCTGGCCATCTCTCCATGAAATCTTTAACAGCAGGGCAGTTCTTAACTACTTCTGTTCTTCGATAGGAGAAAGTCTTCTCCATTTTCTCaccaattatgtttttgttgttttttttcctaatttCATTAAGGAGATCTAGTCTCTCCTTCTCTAAACTTTCTCCTGTTTCCCCAAATGGAAATGGTGGCAAGTAATTTACTTCAGCCTTCCTAGGTCTTTTGAGGCCTTTTGGAGTGGGGTTTTCAATTGTCTTCCTTTTTTGGTTCACCTCAAGCTCTGGGCAGGAAAGCTGGCTACCTCTTAATTTGGCTCGATAATTtcccattttatattttatccttTGTTGCCATCCATATTGTGCATTATAGGACCCTGGCTCTTTGAGGCATGGATACTTCTCAATCAACATCTCCACTACATTCATAATTTGGACACCCGTCGGATATGCAGTGTATTGAAATATTGTCTCTGCTAGTGTCTCAAGGACACTACTTGTCACTCTATGATTGTTCAAGAGAGTGCCGTCCTTTTGGTAGGCTTTGTTTCCATCTGAAAGCAAGAGCTCAGTATCAAAGGAGAAAGTAGGTACTATAAACTTTGTTGGCCATCCTTGAGAACGGCATGATGCGTGAGTCTCAGTGGACAATAGAAGAACAGTGTCCTGAGAGCCGGTGGATTTGGAGTCAGAAGAAAGGTAAGTGTCACTTACAGGAGTCAGCACAACAGTGTCCTGAGAACTGCAGGATCTGGCATCGGACTCTGTTGGTAGAGTTGATCTATTCATAACAACTAGATTTAGGGTGACGGGTTCAGTTTGTACTACTTTCAGAGTACATTTATCCTGCACATCATCTACTGAGTCCAAATTGAAAAACTGGCCCCCAAATTCCATGTCTTCGTACATCAAACTATAGCATTCTGGAATATTGAATGTTTCTTGTATTATCCTTTTAAGGTCCTGGAGAGTGCTGGGGATGCCTGAGGGCAGAACCAATTTGCGAACATCATTCTCTCCAAAAACTAATCGCAGCTTTGCTGGGGTGCACATCTGCAacagatacaaaaaaattaattaacacAATTCATTACAATATGAATTCACTACAATATTAACTTTGATAAACATGCACCTAAACAGAAGGGGAAATGTAGTGCTTTAAGGTAGTCAGTCGTCTTCCTGCAACAGTGTATGCAGCCAGAGGATAGTAGTCAACCATTTCGTTTTGCTCCAGTATCTGAATGTTGATTGTGTGTTCCAACTCATAGCTCCTAAAGTGCTCATTATACCATGTGCTTAGTAGTCTGACAACAAAGGCCAGTTTGTTACAAACCAAGATAATCTGTAGCACCTCAGAAAAGTCTGGCAAGTCTGCAGTGAAACCATAACATAGCAACATCCCCGGTTTGTAGTTGGTGCCTGAGAAGTGCACATTATTTGCAACATGCACCACTGTGACATGTGGATACCTGTGTTGCACCAAATCTTTTATGCCATCCTTTAGCACATCCACAGAGACTTGTGAAGTTGTTGTGACTGAAAGTGATGACTTTGTCACATTTGAATCATGGAGATGCAATGCAATCATGAGCTGGTGTTTTTTCGCAAGGGACAGCAGTATGTTCCTGAAACAGCCTGTTTGTCTgacaatttttttgaaaaagccATGTTTAGCTTCAAATCGCATGGTCCAAAGGGCTACCAAAGGACCAAATTCCTGAATAAGCTCAGGGTAGTGCTCGAGAAAGTGGTGTTTGGGGAGGAGCCTTTCTTGAGGAAAAACTTGCAGAAATCTGTTTCGGTGCTCAGATATTAAAGTGCCAAGGTAGCAGATGCTCTGCTCAGTATGAACTGGGGCCACTGCAAGTTCCACGATGTCTTTTAAGGTCATTAACATCTGCCATATTTCATCATCCTCAGGTACTTTCAAACCTATTATGAGAGGCAACAGACGCAACAGACACCAGTTTTCATGTGCATTGCCTCCTACAGATCTTTTGGTAGCAAAATGAGCAGGAATCAAATGTGGACGACTTGTTTGGTCACTCCACTTATAAGGGAACTGTTGAATGCAAGTATTGAGCTCcacaagagaaaaatatttcttcttgatgaaggcttgaaatgacaacgCCAGTTCCAATGGAACGACACCTTCAAGAAGGTCATGTAACACATCTGGTGGGTAACCAGATGTTACATGAAAATGTCGAAGTTTTTCAGACAGTGCACACTGTTTTTTCACACCATAGCAAGGAGTGGAAATAGGACTTGACAAAATCGTCTCAACATGCAGACTGTGCTGCTCTTTATCTCTCCTCTGAAAAAGTCCAGATCTTACTTCTGTGGTCTGAAACTGGGACCTTTCTCCGAGACAAAATCTGCAGACATTAGATCCTGTGAAGTTTTCAACGAATCCTCCCAAAGAATGGGCCCCCAAATTATCAGCCACCACGCTCACCACAGTGCCTTTCATGATTTTTCCTAAACTTGGAATAAAAACACCATCTTTTTCCAAGCTTTGAAGATCTGTCAGGAGTGGCTCTAAAACTTTCTGAAATCCAAATCGCTTTGTGTCATCTGCTTTGCACAGAATAGCTAAATAAATAGAAGCTAATGTTGATCGTGCATATGCTGGAAAGTTTCCTAACACCCAATAGACGGCCGTGACTTTGTGGATCTTGCGGGAAGTTCCCAAAGGGTTGCACACTTCAAAGTCATCGATATACAGAATAAGACTTAATCTGTTCTCATCTCCAGCAAAAAAATCGTTTTTACAGAAGTGAGATCCATCTTGGAAGGACTGGTATTGTGATGCACATCCAGATTTTCTTTGAGTGAAAAAGTCTTTTTCCTCTACATTCTTCAAGATTTGCAATAACGACTGCAGTATTGGAACATACTGAAATGTTCTGTTGTCTTTATTGTGTAGTATGTATTCTACTGGTTCAATGACtgaaaaatgtgctttcatGAATTGTGACCTCttaaatgatgttgaaaaaGGCCCATCTTTCCCTAAAGCTGAACTTAAAGGGTGTGATTCACAAAGATTTTTCACCAAATCTGAGATAACCG
Protein-coding regions in this window:
- the LOC130428274 gene encoding uncharacterized protein LOC130428274, giving the protein MCTPAKLRLVFGENDVRKLVLPSGIPSTLQDLKRIIQETFNIPECYSLMYEDMEFGGQFFNLDSVDDVQDKCTLKVVQTEPVTLNLVVMNRSTLPTESDARSCSSQDTVVLTPVSDTYLSSDSKSTGSQDTVLLLSTETHASCRSQGWPTKFIVPTFSFDTELLLSDGNKAYQKDGTLLNNHRVTSSVLETLAETIFQYTAYPTGVQIMNVVEMLIEKYPCLKEPGSYNAQYGWQQRIKYKMGNYRAKLRGSQLSCPELEVNQKRKTIENPTPKGLKRPRKAEVNYLPPFPFGETGESLEKERLDLLNEIRKKNNKNIIGEKMEKTFSYRRTEVVKNCPAVKDFMERWPALFCESEIKNEFRRITTISLERTFLEKLDFYTPKLLALFEMKGGVAGIRIRHLLDSLSQEEDRLEDRRDVVIRCLLSFLGESAEELIEDHQDISREMIKDTFSSHVMKIIVLSRSVEEEDASMSDVIIVIEGTEVLLGCKNLANACLSLMGCIYSLNLSYPPKLRNTFEVFQKIFLGLDALKFSPKVNSLHRKILM